The sequence GGGGCAGGTCGCCTTCAAGCTCTACGACACGTTCGGCTTCCCCTACGATCTGACCGAGGATGCGCTGCGGACGCAGGGCCTGATGGTTGATCGTGCCGGCTTCGACGCTGCTATGGCCGAGCAGAAGGCCGCCGCCCGCGCCGCATGGAAGGGGTCGGGCGACAAGGCGTCGGACGATCTCTGGTACGATCTGGCCGAGGCGCACGGTGGCACCGAATTCATCGGCTATTCGGGCCATGAGGGCGACGCGCAGGTGCTGGCCTTGGTCAGGGACGGTGCGCGCGTCGAGCAGGCGAGCGAGGGCGAGGAGGTGACGATCCTCACCAACCAGACGCCCTTTTACGGCGAGAGCGGCGGCCAGATGGGCGACGCCGGCATTGCCAGCAACGACAACGGCTTCGTCGCCGATATCGGCGACACGTCGAAGCCGCTCGGGCGGCTGCATGCGCACAAGGCGGTGGTGCGCGGCGGCACGATCCGCGTCGGCGACGCGATCCACCTGTCGGTCGATGTCGCGCGCCGCAGCCAGCTGCGCGCCAACCATTCGGCGACCCATTTGCTGCACGCGGCGCTGCGCCACCGGCTCGGCAACCATGTCACGCAGAAGGGCAGCTTCGTCGCGCCCGAGCGGCTGCGCTTCGACTTCTCGCACCCCAAGCCGCTCACGCCCGAGGATATCGCGGTGGTCGAGGCCGAGGTGAACCGCCACGTGCGCGAGAATGACGCGGTCACCACGCGCCTGATGACGCCCGACGACGCGATCGCCGCCGGCGCGATGGCGCTGTTCGGCGAGAAATATGGCGACGAGGTGCGCGTCCTTTCGATGGGCCGCGCCGACGAGGACGCCGCCTGGTCGGTCGAACTGTGCGGCGGCACCCACGTCAACGCGCTCGGCGACATCGGCCTGTTCAAGATCGTGGCCGAGAGCGCGGTCTCGGCGGGCGTACGCCGGATCGAGGCGTTGACCGGCGAGGCGGCGCGGCTGTGGCTCACCCACCGCGAGGATCGGCTGCGCGAAGCCGCCGTCAGCCTGAAGGCCTCGCCCGAGGAGGTGCCGGCACGCGTCGCCGCTCTGGTCGAGGAGCGGCGTCGGCTCGAACGCGAACTCGCCGAGGCGAAGAAGGCGCTCGCGCTTAGCGGCGGCGCGGGCAAGGCCGAGGCGGCCGGCCCGGAGCAGGTCGGCGGCCACGCCTTCATCGGCCAGGTGATCGACGGGCTCGATCCGAAAGGGCTGCGCGGGCTGGTCGACGAGGCCAAGGCGCGGCTGGGATCGGGCGTGGCCGTGTTGGTCGCGGTCAATGAAGGCCGCGCGACGGTCGCGGTCGGCGTCACCGACGATCTGGTCGGTGGCCTCTCGGCGGTCGATCTGGTCCGAGCGGGCGTCGCCGCGCTGGGCGGGCAGGGCGGCGGCGGCCGACCCGACATGGCGCAGGGCGGCGGCCCCGACGGCGACAAGGCACCCGACGCGGTCGCGGCGGTGCGGGCACGGCTCGCGGACGCCGCTGTTCCCGCCTGACCGCCTTTGCATCGGGGGAGAGAAGCGCCTTCGCGCGTGCTGCAACGCGAGACCCTTCCCTTCCGCGCCTGCGCTCCCTAAATCGGCGATTCAGGGAGTAAATCGTCCATGAAGCGCGAACTGATCGCCTATCTCGACTCGATCAAGGCGCGCGATCCCGCGCCGCGTACGCGCTGGGAGATATTGCTCTATCCGGGCGTGCTGGCGCTGGCGCTGCATCGCGTCGCGCACTGGCTGTTCAACGGCGAGCTGTATTTCCTTGCGCGCCTGGTCAACCACATCTCGCGCATGCTGACGGCGATCGACATCCACCCGGGTGCGACGATCGGCGCCAACTTCTTCATCGATCATGGCTTCACCGTGATCGGCGAGACCGCGGTGATCGGCGACGATGTCACCATCTATCAGAACGTCACGCTGGGCGGCACCAACCCGGCCGACGGCATCGCCGGCAAGCGCCACCCGACGCTGGAGGATGGTGTGATCGTCGGCTCGGGCGCGCAGGTGCTCGGGCCGATCACGGTTGGTCCCGGCGCGCGGATCGGCGCGAATGCGGTGGTGACGCGCGACGTGCCGACCGGCGCAACGATGGTCGGCATTCCCGCGCGGCCCACTTTGATCGACGCGGGCAGCTATAACAGCTTCATCCCTTACGGCACGCCCTGCTCGGAGCGGTTCGATCCGCAGACGCAGCAGCTCGAACTGCTGAAGTGCGAGGTGGAGACGCTGCGCACGCGGCTGGCGACGTTGATCGAGGAGCGCCAGGCCGCGCGCGACGATCGGGATCGCGCATCCGCCTGATGGGCGTCGTCACCCCTTTTCCCGGAAAACCGCCCGCGCAGGTCGCGTTCGACCGGGCCGAACTGATGCACATCCTCGACCTCTACGGCCGCATGGTCGCGGCCGGCCATTGGCGCGATTATGCGATGCAGTTCGGGCGCGATATCGCGTCGTTCGCCTGCTTCCGGCGCAGCGCCGAGCGGCCCGAATATCGGATCGAGAAAAGGCCGGCGCTGCGCCAGCGGCAGGGGCAATGGGCTTTGGTGGGCGAGAGCGGTGTGGTGCTGAAGCGCGGACATGAACTCGGCCCGCTGCTCGCGCCGATCGAGCGCAAGTTGCTCAAGCTGGTCGAGGACTGACGACCCGGTCGAGCGCCGGCAGCTGCGCCCGCAGACCCTCGGGCAGCTGCATCACCACCAGCCGCCGCGCGCCGTGCCAGAAGGCCGACAGCATCAGCAGCGCCGATCCGATCACCAGCGCGGTGAACGCCATGTTGAGGCTGATCGCGCCGAACTGGTGGAACAGCCCACCGAGCGCGGTGAGGACATAAGCGAGGCTCGATACGAGCAGAGCGCGCCGATCGACCGCCAGCGCGACCAGCCCGAAGATCAGGTAGAGCAGCAGCACCGCCAGCGCCGTGACCACGCCCGGCTGACTGTCGACGCCGCCGAGCAGCCAGAAGACCGGATGCACGATCATTGGCGCCGCGGCGAGGTGCAGCCAGAAGGCGACGTCCGAGCGGCGCGTGGTGCGCGTCCGATCCGACATGTCCCAGTGCATCGCATAGCCGAACACGCCGAGGCCGGCCGCGAGCATGATCCACAGCAAGGCGTTGCTGATCCCCGGCACGACCGCCAGCATCAACGCCATCACCGTTACGGCCAAGGCGATCGTCAGCGCGGCCACGGTGATCGGAACATGGAAGCGACGCCAATGCAGGAAAGCGGCCAAGGCGGTCGCAAAGGCCGACAGTGCGGCGGCAACGGCGACGACGCGCGGCCCGGCATCATGGCCGATCAGTACCGTCAGCATGCCGAACAAGGCGACCGCCACGCCCCAGACGAAGCCGCCGAGCAGGACGATGCTGGGCAGCGCCATCCG is a genomic window of Sphingomonas nostoxanthinifaciens containing:
- the alaS gene encoding alanine--tRNA ligase, producing MISTNDIRRSFLDYFGREGHRIVPSAPLVPHNDPTLMFVNAGMVPFKNVFTGLETRPYSTATSSQKCVRAGGKHNDLDNVGYTARHHTFFEMLGNFSFGDYFKERAIGLAWNLITREWGINPDRLTVTVYHTDDEAFDLWKKIAGLPDHRIIRIATKDNFWAMGDSGPCGPCSEIFYDHGDHIYGGPPGSPEEDGDRFVEIWNLVFMQFEQEANEIVGNLPRPSIDTGMGLERVAALLQGVHDNYDTDTFKALIAASGALTKSATDGANQASHRVIADHLRASGFLVADGVLPANEGRGYVLRRIMRRAMRHAHLLGAAEPLMHRLVPALVAEMGAAFPELVRAQPLIEETLRLEETRFRQTLSNGLRLLDEATTGMGEGATLPGQVAFKLYDTFGFPYDLTEDALRTQGLMVDRAGFDAAMAEQKAAARAAWKGSGDKASDDLWYDLAEAHGGTEFIGYSGHEGDAQVLALVRDGARVEQASEGEEVTILTNQTPFYGESGGQMGDAGIASNDNGFVADIGDTSKPLGRLHAHKAVVRGGTIRVGDAIHLSVDVARRSQLRANHSATHLLHAALRHRLGNHVTQKGSFVAPERLRFDFSHPKPLTPEDIAVVEAEVNRHVRENDAVTTRLMTPDDAIAAGAMALFGEKYGDEVRVLSMGRADEDAAWSVELCGGTHVNALGDIGLFKIVAESAVSAGVRRIEALTGEAARLWLTHREDRLREAAVSLKASPEEVPARVAALVEERRRLERELAEAKKALALSGGAGKAEAAGPEQVGGHAFIGQVIDGLDPKGLRGLVDEAKARLGSGVAVLVAVNEGRATVAVGVTDDLVGGLSAVDLVRAGVAALGGQGGGGRPDMAQGGGPDGDKAPDAVAAVRARLADAAVPA
- the epsC gene encoding serine O-acetyltransferase EpsC, translated to MKRELIAYLDSIKARDPAPRTRWEILLYPGVLALALHRVAHWLFNGELYFLARLVNHISRMLTAIDIHPGATIGANFFIDHGFTVIGETAVIGDDVTIYQNVTLGGTNPADGIAGKRHPTLEDGVIVGSGAQVLGPITVGPGARIGANAVVTRDVPTGATMVGIPARPTLIDAGSYNSFIPYGTPCSERFDPQTQQLELLKCEVETLRTRLATLIEERQAARDDRDRASA
- a CDS encoding DUF2794 domain-containing protein → MGVVTPFPGKPPAQVAFDRAELMHILDLYGRMVAAGHWRDYAMQFGRDIASFACFRRSAERPEYRIEKRPALRQRQGQWALVGESGVVLKRGHELGPLLAPIERKLLKLVED